CCCGCGGCTCGGGACATCGGGAACTCGGACACGAAGTCTCCTTTGGACTCAACTGCGGACGGCGGCACGCGAGCGGGATGCGGTCAGCGGAGCGGCGATGAGTGCGGCAGCGGCGAGGATGCCGAAACCGAAGGTCAGCGCGGTGGTGTAGCCGTGCACGCTCGCGGCATGGCTGCCCGCATCCGGGTGGGACGCGGCGGCGCTGGTCGCGATGCTGTTGAGCAAGGCGGTGCCGAGCGCTGCGCCGATCTGCTGCGCCGCGTTGTAAGCGGCCGAGGCCGCACCCACCTCGTGATCGGCGATGCCCGCGGTCGCCAGGCTGGCGGTCGGCGGCATGACGCATCCGAGCCCCAGTCCGGTGAGCGCCAACGCCGGAACCAGGTACAGCGCGAAGACGTTCGTGCTCTCCGGAGTCAGCAGTGCCAGCACGAACATCCCGGCGGCCGCGGCGATCAGTCCGGGCACGATGAGCGCGGCGGGAGCGTGCCTCTTCCCGGCGATCAGCGTCGAGCCGACCAGGGCAGCGACCGCGTTGATGATCAGCGCCAGTCCTGTTCGGACCGGCGACCAGCCCAGGACGGTCTGCGCGTAGTAGCTCGTGAACAGGTAGAAGCCGAACATGGCGACGAACATCAGCGTGATCGAGATGAACGCCCCACCACGAGCACGGTCCCGGAACACGTGGATCGGCAACAGCGGATGCGAAGCCCGCAGCTCCACGACCACGAACGCGACGAGCAGCAGCACCCCGCAAGCCAGCAGCGCGAGCTCCACCGCCGAACCCCAACCACGCGATTCCGCCTGGCTGAACGCGAAGACGACCGAGGCGAATCCCGCGGTGGACAACAGCGCTCCGACGACATCGAGCCGTCCGGTGGCCTGCGGTCCGCTCCCCGGCACGAACACCGCACCGGCCAGCGCGAGCGCGACCACCGGAACGTTGATGTAGAAGCACCACCGCCAGCCGGCGTACTCGGTCAGCAACCCACCGGCGATGAGCCCGACAGCTGCCCCCGCCGCCCCGACCCCGGCGAAGACGCCGAACGCGCGCCCCCGCTCCCGAGACTCGGTGAACGTGCTGGCCAGCAAAGACAAACCCGCT
This portion of the Saccharopolyspora antimicrobica genome encodes:
- a CDS encoding MFS transporter — translated: MSAAQLLVVLDGTIVNIALPSAQAALGISDADRQWAITPYALAFGGLLLIGGRVSGALGHRRGFVVGLVGFGVASALGGLAFSPGMLFGARALQGVFAALLAPAGLSLLASTFTESRERGRAFGVFAGVGAAGAAVGLIAGGLLTEYAGWRWCFYINVPVVALALAGAVFVPGSGPQATGRLDVVGALLSTAGFASVVFAFSQAESRGWGSAVELALLACGVLLLVAFVVVELRASHPLLPIHVFRDRARGGAFISITLMFVAMFGFYLFTSYYAQTVLGWSPVRTGLALIINAVAALVGSTLIAGKRHAPAALIVPGLIAAAAGMFVLALLTPESTNVFALYLVPALALTGLGLGCVMPPTASLATAGIADHEVGAASAAYNAAQQIGAALGTALLNSIATSAAASHPDAGSHAASVHGYTTALTFGFGILAAAALIAAPLTASRSRAAVRS